A single Henriciella sp. AS95 DNA region contains:
- the yidD gene encoding membrane protein insertion efficiency factor YidD — MPALRRKAAYAVLKGYKMTLSPAFQVFGAKCRHVPTCSEYCAECVSRHGLWTGGWMTLARLSRCRPGGSRGFDPAPMKAEPSPFWAPWRAGDWARGERKFPDAHESGRPSD, encoded by the coding sequence ATGCCCGCCCTTCGCAGAAAAGCTGCCTACGCAGTCCTTAAAGGATACAAGATGACGCTGTCCCCGGCCTTTCAGGTCTTTGGGGCCAAGTGTCGTCATGTCCCGACCTGCAGCGAGTATTGCGCCGAGTGTGTGTCCCGTCATGGTCTGTGGACCGGCGGCTGGATGACGCTCGCCCGGCTGTCGCGATGCCGCCCCGGCGGCTCGCGTGGCTTCGACCCGGCACCAATGAAAGCAGAACCTTCACCCTTCTGGGCTCCATGGAGAGCCGGAGATTGGGCGAGGGGAGAACGAAAATTCCCGGATGCCCATGAGAGCGGCCGCCCCTCAGACTGA
- a CDS encoding iron-sulfur cluster assembly scaffold protein has translation MSAELYHNRVLELAANIPHVGALEGADASVEKVSRVCGSVVRVDIALSEDGETVEAVAVDPRACALGQAATAILSEHIVGAPVSEVFEARDALRAMLKDGAEPPTGRFAELRHLQGVADYPPRHTSTMLAFEAACEAIETARTNRAAAA, from the coding sequence ATGAGCGCTGAGCTTTATCATAATCGCGTGCTGGAACTGGCCGCCAATATCCCGCATGTCGGGGCCCTTGAGGGTGCAGACGCATCCGTCGAGAAGGTCTCGCGCGTCTGCGGCTCTGTCGTACGTGTCGATATTGCGCTCAGCGAAGATGGCGAAACGGTCGAGGCCGTGGCCGTCGATCCGCGCGCCTGCGCGCTCGGCCAGGCCGCAACGGCGATCCTGTCGGAGCACATCGTCGGCGCCCCGGTGTCTGAGGTTTTCGAAGCGCGCGACGCCCTGCGGGCCATGCTGAAAGACGGCGCAGAGCCACCCACAGGCCGGTTTGCAGAGCTTCGCCACCTTCAGGGCGTTGCCGATTATCCGCCGCGCCACACCTCCACAATGCTTGCTTTCGAAGCGGCCTGCGAGGCCATCGAGACCGCGCGAACTAATCGGGCTGCAGCGGCCTGA
- a CDS encoding exopolysaccharide biosynthesis protein, which translates to MTQTKARRPVNNLESLMQSLCEQTEGETVSVRDLLNAVGRRAYGPILLLLGFISVSPLTLIPGATWLVALVTLLISIQIVFGKKFPWVPRRLLDFEFKREHLIAGVDSGRKYAKMIDHYVKPRLTFLTAPIVAPLIGMICVAAALVTIPLGLFPFGPVLPGLTILLFGLALTARDGVFLLLAGAALTGAIIILVRVLPRVIDVVHGIFT; encoded by the coding sequence ATGACCCAGACGAAGGCTAGGCGTCCCGTCAACAATCTCGAAAGCCTGATGCAGAGCCTTTGCGAGCAGACAGAAGGCGAAACGGTTTCGGTTCGCGACCTGCTCAACGCCGTCGGGCGCCGGGCCTATGGCCCCATCCTGCTCCTGCTCGGTTTCATCTCGGTCAGCCCGCTGACGCTCATTCCGGGCGCGACGTGGCTGGTTGCACTCGTGACGCTTCTCATCTCGATCCAGATCGTCTTCGGCAAGAAATTTCCATGGGTGCCGCGCCGGCTTCTGGACTTTGAATTCAAGCGCGAACATCTCATCGCTGGCGTCGATAGCGGGCGCAAATACGCCAAGATGATCGACCATTACGTAAAACCGCGCCTGACATTCCTGACAGCACCCATTGTTGCACCGCTGATCGGGATGATCTGCGTTGCGGCAGCGCTTGTGACGATCCCGCTCGGGCTGTTTCCCTTTGGCCCGGTCCTGCCCGGCCTGACCATTCTGCTGTTCGGCCTCGCCCTGACGGCGAGAGATGGCGTGTTCCTGCTCTTGGCCGGAGCCGCCCTGACCGGCGCGATCATTATCCTCGTCCGGGTCCTGCCGCGTGTGATCGACGTCGTGCACGGCATCTTCACCTGA
- a CDS encoding phosphoglycerate mutase family protein — translation MNPFRAWSLLGIIVVLLSACSGTTGDAALDGADGSYTLYLVRHAEKVVDVDNPPLSPEGETRATELAEMLKDAGIKAIWSTDYLRTEQTAGPLAAELGIEIEFYDPGDLEAFAETLRGNAETALVVGHSNTTPDLSAALGGEPGEPIFEPAEYDRLYVLTGVGTGTVETEIKRFGARYDPDEG, via the coding sequence ATGAACCCGTTCCGCGCCTGGTCTCTTCTGGGAATAATTGTCGTTCTTCTGTCCGCCTGTTCGGGGACAACAGGAGACGCTGCACTCGATGGTGCTGACGGCAGCTACACACTCTACCTCGTGCGCCATGCCGAGAAGGTAGTCGACGTCGACAATCCGCCTCTATCGCCTGAAGGCGAGACGCGGGCGACGGAGCTGGCCGAGATGCTGAAAGATGCAGGGATCAAGGCGATCTGGTCGACGGATTATCTGCGCACCGAGCAGACAGCCGGGCCGCTCGCCGCCGAACTTGGCATCGAGATCGAATTCTATGACCCGGGCGACCTCGAAGCCTTCGCCGAAACACTGCGCGGCAATGCAGAAACCGCGCTCGTCGTGGGACACTCCAACACCACGCCTGACCTTTCCGCCGCGCTTGGCGGTGAGCCGGGCGAACCGATCTTTGAACCCGCCGAATATGACCGGCTTTACGTGCTGACAGGCGTCGGCACCGGTACTGTTGAGACAGAGATCAAACGCTTTGGAGCGCGCTATGACCCAGACGAAGGCTAG
- the cysS gene encoding cysteine--tRNA ligase, with the protein MTIKLYNTLGREKQAFVPQDPSRVTVYVCGPTVYNYAHIGNARPPVVFDVLNRLLRRTYGESAVVYARNITDVEDKIIARSQADGTPIPEITRKYAEIYNADITALNVLPPTIEPWATRHIDGMLKITQQLVKKGYAYVAPSGVFFDVEQMEDYGKLSGRKLEDNEAGARVAVSEEKRNPADFALWKFAKEGEPEDAIWDSPWGRGRPGWHIECSAMIAATLGKTIDIHGGGIDLQFPHHENEIAQSECAHGEPMARYWLHNGFLDMDGEKMSKSLGNVKLIHDLLADWPGEVLRFALLSGHYRAPLDWTRDLLEQSKTTLGRIYGALRRVWQAEGGTAKDKGVLKALQDDINTPVALAELSRLASEANQAADAKDESRMAQARADLLDAGALLGLLTLTPAQWEQGGSDDDKARIDALVQARVDARANKDWAEADRIRGALAEEGIEIMDGPQGSTWRRI; encoded by the coding sequence ATGACTATCAAACTCTACAACACGCTTGGGCGTGAAAAGCAGGCCTTCGTTCCGCAGGACCCGTCGCGCGTGACGGTGTATGTCTGTGGTCCGACCGTCTATAATTACGCCCATATCGGCAATGCTCGCCCGCCCGTCGTGTTCGATGTGCTGAACCGCCTGCTGCGCCGCACCTATGGCGAGAGCGCGGTCGTTTATGCGCGCAACATCACGGACGTGGAAGACAAGATCATTGCGCGGTCACAGGCCGATGGCACGCCCATCCCCGAAATCACGCGCAAATATGCCGAGATCTACAACGCCGATATAACGGCTCTGAATGTTCTGCCACCGACCATTGAGCCGTGGGCGACCCGGCACATTGACGGCATGCTGAAGATCACCCAGCAACTGGTGAAAAAGGGCTATGCCTATGTCGCCCCATCCGGCGTCTTCTTCGACGTCGAGCAGATGGAAGACTATGGCAAACTGTCGGGCCGCAAGCTGGAAGACAATGAGGCCGGCGCCCGTGTCGCCGTTTCGGAGGAAAAGCGAAATCCGGCTGATTTCGCCCTCTGGAAGTTCGCCAAGGAAGGCGAGCCAGAAGATGCGATCTGGGATAGCCCCTGGGGCCGCGGGCGTCCCGGCTGGCATATCGAATGCTCGGCCATGATCGCTGCGACACTTGGCAAGACGATCGACATTCATGGCGGCGGGATCGACCTCCAATTCCCGCACCACGAGAACGAGATCGCCCAGTCCGAATGCGCCCATGGCGAGCCGATGGCCCGCTACTGGCTGCACAATGGCTTCCTCGACATGGACGGCGAGAAAATGTCGAAATCGCTCGGCAATGTGAAGCTGATCCATGACCTGTTGGCTGATTGGCCGGGCGAAGTGCTGCGGTTTGCACTGCTGTCGGGCCATTACCGCGCCCCGCTCGACTGGACGCGCGACCTTCTGGAACAATCCAAGACCACGCTGGGCCGCATTTATGGCGCGCTCCGCCGCGTCTGGCAGGCCGAAGGCGGTACAGCGAAAGACAAGGGCGTCCTCAAGGCCTTGCAGGACGATATCAATACGCCTGTGGCGCTAGCCGAACTCTCACGACTCGCCTCTGAGGCGAATCAGGCTGCAGATGCCAAGGATGAGTCTCGCATGGCGCAAGCGCGCGCGGACCTGCTTGATGCCGGCGCCCTGCTCGGCCTGCTGACGCTCACACCTGCCCAGTGGGAACAGGGCGGCAGTGATGACGACAAGGCCCGTATTGATGCCTTGGTCCAGGCCCGTGTCGACGCCCGCGCCAATAAGGACTGGGCTGAAGCCGACCGCATTCGGGGCGCGCTCGCCGAAGAAGGCATCGAAATCATGGACGGACCGCAGGGCTCGACCTGGCGTCGCATCTGA